Proteins encoded together in one Lathyrus oleraceus cultivar Zhongwan6 chromosome 5, CAAS_Psat_ZW6_1.0, whole genome shotgun sequence window:
- the LOC127087908 gene encoding uncharacterized protein LOC127087908 isoform X1 codes for MEDLEEGENGEEEVLGSSLTMEKVAAAKKFIEDHYKAQMKNIQDRKERRWILERKLASSDVPTEERLNLIKDLERKETEYMRLKRHKICVNDFDLLTIIGRGAFGEVRLCREKKSGKIYAMKKLKKSEMLKRGQVEHVRAERNLLAEVASHCIVKLYYSFQDTEYLYLIMEYLPGGDIMTLLMREDTLSENVARFYMAQSVLAIESIHKHNYIHRDIKPDNLLLDKNGHMKLSDFGLCKPIDCITLPTLHENQTMDDETLAEPMDIDSCVPDANNRKSWRSPREQLQHWQMNRRKLAFSTVGTPDYIAPEVLLKKGYGMECDWWSLGAIMYEMLVGYPPFYSDDPITTCRKIVHWRNHLRFPEDPHLTLEAKDLIYRLMCDVDHRLGTQGANEIKAHPWFKGVDWDRLYEMDAAFKPQVNGELDTQNFMKFDEVEPPDATRAGSGSSRKMLLTPKDLNFVGYTYKNFDAVKEGLRQSLSESMQDYASKRTADETGLQMLASSGDPMLP; via the exons atggaggatctcGAGGAGGGAGAGAATGGAGAAGAAGAGGTGCTTGGTTCAAGCTTGACTATGGAGAAAGTAGCAGCTGCTAAGAAGTTCATCGAGGATCATTATAAGGCACAGATGAAGAATATCCAAGATCGGAAAGAAAG GCGTTGGATTTTGGAAAGAAAATTAGCTTCTTCAGATGTGCCAACTGAAGAACGGCTAAACCTCATCAAAGATTTAGAGAGGAAGGAAACTGAATATATGCGATTGAAAAGGCACAAAATTTGTGTGAATGATTTTGATCTCTTGACCATCATTGGAAGAGGGGCTTTTGGGGAG GTTAGGCTGTGTCGGGAGAAGAAATCTGGAAAAATCTATGCAATGAAAAAGCTGAAGAAATCTGAAATGCTTAAGAGAGGCCag GTGGAACATGTTAGAGCTGAGAGGAACTTATTGGCTGAAGTCGCCAGTCATTGCATTGTGAAACTTTACTACTCATTTCAGGATACTGAATACTTGTATTTAATAATGGAGTACCTGCCTGGGGGTGACATTATGACTCTGCTGATGAGGGAAGATACCTTAAGTGAAAATGTGGCTAGATTTTACATGGCACAAAGTGTTCTTGCCATAGAGTCTATTCACAAACACAATTACATTCACAG AGATATTAAGCCCGATAACCTACTTCTGGATAAAAATGGTCACATGAAGCTCTCTGATTTTGGCCTCTGTAAGCCTATCGATTGCATTACCTTGCCTACACTGCATGAGAATCAAACCATGGATGATGAAACTTTGGCTGAGCCAATGGATATCGATAGCTGTGTTCCTGATGCGAACAATCGGAAAAGCTGGAGAAGCCCGCGTGAGCAGCTTCAGCACTGGCAGATGAACAGGAGGAAGTTG GCATTTTCAACCGTGGGGACGCCAGATTACATTGCTCCTGAAGTACTTTTGAAAAAAGGATATGGGATGGAATGTGATTG GTGGTCACTGGGAGCGATAATGTACGAAATGCTGGTTGGTTACCCTCCATTTTACTCTGATGACCCAATAACCACATGCAGAAAG ATTGTTCATTGGAGAAACCATTTAAGATTTCCAGAAGATCCCCATTTGACACTTGAGGCCAAGGATCTAATCTACAGATTGATGTGCGATGTTGATCATAGGTTAGGTACTCAAGGGGCAAATGAAATCAAG GCTCATCCATGGTTCAAGGGTGTAGATTGGGATAGACTTTATGAAATGGATGCAGCATTTAAACCACAAGTTAATGGGGAACTGGATACCCAAAACTTCATGAAGTTTGATGAG GTAGAACCACCAGATGCAACAAGAGCCGGGTCCGGATCTTCAAGAAAG ATGCTTCTAACTCCCAAAGATCTAAACTTTGTTGGTTATACTTACAAAAACTTCGATGCTGTAAAAGAAGGCCTTCGCCAGTCTTTGA GTGAGTCCATGCAAGATTATGCTTCCAAACGGACAGCTGATGAAACAGGCTTGCAAATGCTCGCGTCGTCTGGAGACCCTATGTTACCATGA
- the LOC127087908 gene encoding uncharacterized protein LOC127087908 isoform X2, translating to MEDLEEGENGEEEVLGSSLTMEKVAAAKKFIEDHYKAQMKNIQDRKERRWILERKLASSDVPTEERLNLIKDLERKETEYMRLKRHKICVNDFDLLTIIGRGAFGEVRLCREKKSGKIYAMKKLKKSEMLKRGQVEHVRAERNLLAEVASHCIVKLYYSFQDTEYLYLIMEYLPGGDIMTLLMREDTLSENVARFYMAQSVLAIESIHKHNYIHRDIKPDNLLLDKNGHMKLSDFGLCKPIDCITLPTLHENQTMDDETLAEPMDIDSCVPDANNRKSWRSPREQLQHWQMNRRKLAFSTVGTPDYIAPEVLLKKGYGMECDWWSLGAIMYEMLVGYPPFYSDDPITTCRKIVHWRNHLRFPEDPHLTLEAKDLIYRLMCDVDHRLGTQGANEIKVEPPDATRAGSGSSRKMLLTPKDLNFVGYTYKNFDAVKEGLRQSLSESMQDYASKRTADETGLQMLASSGDPMLP from the exons atggaggatctcGAGGAGGGAGAGAATGGAGAAGAAGAGGTGCTTGGTTCAAGCTTGACTATGGAGAAAGTAGCAGCTGCTAAGAAGTTCATCGAGGATCATTATAAGGCACAGATGAAGAATATCCAAGATCGGAAAGAAAG GCGTTGGATTTTGGAAAGAAAATTAGCTTCTTCAGATGTGCCAACTGAAGAACGGCTAAACCTCATCAAAGATTTAGAGAGGAAGGAAACTGAATATATGCGATTGAAAAGGCACAAAATTTGTGTGAATGATTTTGATCTCTTGACCATCATTGGAAGAGGGGCTTTTGGGGAG GTTAGGCTGTGTCGGGAGAAGAAATCTGGAAAAATCTATGCAATGAAAAAGCTGAAGAAATCTGAAATGCTTAAGAGAGGCCag GTGGAACATGTTAGAGCTGAGAGGAACTTATTGGCTGAAGTCGCCAGTCATTGCATTGTGAAACTTTACTACTCATTTCAGGATACTGAATACTTGTATTTAATAATGGAGTACCTGCCTGGGGGTGACATTATGACTCTGCTGATGAGGGAAGATACCTTAAGTGAAAATGTGGCTAGATTTTACATGGCACAAAGTGTTCTTGCCATAGAGTCTATTCACAAACACAATTACATTCACAG AGATATTAAGCCCGATAACCTACTTCTGGATAAAAATGGTCACATGAAGCTCTCTGATTTTGGCCTCTGTAAGCCTATCGATTGCATTACCTTGCCTACACTGCATGAGAATCAAACCATGGATGATGAAACTTTGGCTGAGCCAATGGATATCGATAGCTGTGTTCCTGATGCGAACAATCGGAAAAGCTGGAGAAGCCCGCGTGAGCAGCTTCAGCACTGGCAGATGAACAGGAGGAAGTTG GCATTTTCAACCGTGGGGACGCCAGATTACATTGCTCCTGAAGTACTTTTGAAAAAAGGATATGGGATGGAATGTGATTG GTGGTCACTGGGAGCGATAATGTACGAAATGCTGGTTGGTTACCCTCCATTTTACTCTGATGACCCAATAACCACATGCAGAAAG ATTGTTCATTGGAGAAACCATTTAAGATTTCCAGAAGATCCCCATTTGACACTTGAGGCCAAGGATCTAATCTACAGATTGATGTGCGATGTTGATCATAGGTTAGGTACTCAAGGGGCAAATGAAATCAAG GTAGAACCACCAGATGCAACAAGAGCCGGGTCCGGATCTTCAAGAAAG ATGCTTCTAACTCCCAAAGATCTAAACTTTGTTGGTTATACTTACAAAAACTTCGATGCTGTAAAAGAAGGCCTTCGCCAGTCTTTGA GTGAGTCCATGCAAGATTATGCTTCCAAACGGACAGCTGATGAAACAGGCTTGCAAATGCTCGCGTCGTCTGGAGACCCTATGTTACCATGA